A single region of the Procambarus clarkii isolate CNS0578487 chromosome 94, FALCON_Pclarkii_2.0, whole genome shotgun sequence genome encodes:
- the LOC123747362 gene encoding proteasome maturation protein isoform X2: MALPQSMKIEPIVTQEKDYGSEMGMLRRAPATSVAHPLEASERSYHKRQDELRMTSANRAFGLGFALHLRHERAAAGCPAIGHLGFLPKSNAHIQALTGRDLDLDFTDTLGLEPELASNPHLYMEKMQQQSLFGI, encoded by the exons ATG GCTCTTCCACAAAGCATGAAGATTGAACCCATTGTGACACAGGAAAAAGACTATGGGTCAGAAATGGGCATGCTTCGTCGTGCCCCAGCCACATCAGTGGCGCATCCTCTCGAGGCATCTGAGCGATCATACCATAAGCGCCAAGATGAGCTGAGGATGACATCTGCTAATAGAGCTTTTGGGCTTGGTTTTGCTCTCCATCTTCGTCACGAAAGAGCTGCT GCTGGCTGTCCTGCTATTGgtcatttaggcttcctgccaaaATCTAATGCCCACATTCAGGCATTAACAGGTCGGGACTTGGACTTGGATTTCACGGATACCCTCGGCTTGGAGCCAGAACTAGCAAGTAATCCCCATTTATACATGGAGAAGATGCAGCAACAATCATTATTTGGTAtataa
- the LOC123747362 gene encoding proteasome maturation protein isoform X1, translated as MFKASCLTLALPQSMKIEPIVTQEKDYGSEMGMLRRAPATSVAHPLEASERSYHKRQDELRMTSANRAFGLGFALHLRHERAAAGCPAIGHLGFLPKSNAHIQALTGRDLDLDFTDTLGLEPELASNPHLYMEKMQQQSLFGI; from the exons ATGTTTAAAGCttcctgtttaacactg GCTCTTCCACAAAGCATGAAGATTGAACCCATTGTGACACAGGAAAAAGACTATGGGTCAGAAATGGGCATGCTTCGTCGTGCCCCAGCCACATCAGTGGCGCATCCTCTCGAGGCATCTGAGCGATCATACCATAAGCGCCAAGATGAGCTGAGGATGACATCTGCTAATAGAGCTTTTGGGCTTGGTTTTGCTCTCCATCTTCGTCACGAAAGAGCTGCT GCTGGCTGTCCTGCTATTGgtcatttaggcttcctgccaaaATCTAATGCCCACATTCAGGCATTAACAGGTCGGGACTTGGACTTGGATTTCACGGATACCCTCGGCTTGGAGCCAGAACTAGCAAGTAATCCCCATTTATACATGGAGAAGATGCAGCAACAATCATTATTTGGTAtataa